catcaagaaatatgtCTATCCAGCgattgaaaaactttcatttattatctgtaaaaacaaaaaacatcgaaaaggcatgtgatgttttaaaatatatggcttgtttacctcaagagcttcgtaaaaagacatgataacaacagcgaaaccgtgtacaaatcagcgcgcgacaggggaaacatagggaaactgaatagcccggaacacctgttccACAAGTCAATCCTGTGGCTAACGGGAAGGGTGGAACAGGGAGAGCTGTGCTGGATACCAATTCATATGTTGATGCTCGTAGATTGATACTAGTATTTCAAACTTACTTTCTTCATTGTTATTTCCAACTAATGGAATATTTCTGaagttaagttttttttttatcatgcaGATTTTGTCGGGGTGACATGGGGGCTCAGTGAGTTGCCCTAGCTTTTGCCTCTTCAGCTCTTTGTGTCGAATTTTCGTGTTCTTACAGTATGTTGTGCTGGTTTCCTCCAGTattccaaagacatgcaaatAGGCTAGTTGGTGTTTCTAAATATAaagtatgattgtgtgtgtttgtgtgtacgtgtgtgtgtgtgtgtgtgcgtgccagAGTGTACCTCCAGAACCTATCTGTTACCTTGACCAAGATTGTCAAGCACTTGGAACATTGATAGATTGCTGGGTTTATTTCTTAGCAATACACGTCTGGAGAGCCATGACACTGTGTATTGCTGCATTTTATTATACAATAAGTTAACCCAACAATTCACTGGTAATTTCAGACTGTACGCATAAATGCTGAAACCAGCCAGGAGTCATGTTCTGTTATAGATATGTTTTATGGCCTTATTGAAATCTGATCATTTATACATCGATCTCTAAACTGtttatcctggacagggttgCGGGAGAGTCGGGAGCCCATCGCAGACAAACAGAACGTAAAACTGGAGTAGGCTATATATGTGCCCTGTCTGGGAAAAGGTTTTTTTTCAACCAAATTACCATTTAAACTTTTGCTACACTGGTGAATGTTAAATGGGAAAAaccttttaaattaaaaacatttcttaaGGGATAAAGAATTATTCAAGCTCTTACTGCAAGGAATGAAAACTGTTTAAAGGAAAACTCATAAAATGACCGGGTAAGTTGTATTTTCTGGATTTTTGCTGCCAACCAAGCATTTTGAGGTGAACTGCAGAGGTTTTACTTTACTTTTGCTTTCTGAACAAGCACTGCGTGACCTTTCATTTGTAATATATTTAGTTTTCCTGCTGGAAACTCCGAGCCGCGGCTCCATCACACCCCCGCTTGGACCGGCGTATCTGGGGGTTGGGTGTCTTCCTTCGCTGGAGAGAAGTTGTACAGCCCTCTCATTCACTCCCATTTCCACTTTACTAACACTATCCAGCCATGGTCAGGACAACTGAACCTAGTTATAGAGCTGAGaatgaaaagaaacaaaataaatgcttTATTTAACGTTAAAAAGCAAACAGGTCTCTGTATAAAATTGCCCACCTGGTAATTAATATAACAGCTTAGTAGGCGATGTTTGATGTTGCGATCTATCTATTGGTTCGAAATGAAATTAGGCTACAAGAACACCATCTTTCATCATCTTTTTAATAGCTGAATTGAACACGTCGATTCCACTCATGAAATAACAGGCTGTAAGTTGTAATGCATTCCCTTTTTTGAGTCTTGTCACTGCAATGTCTCTTGGGGCTTTTTCAAAGCACTTCCATCCCGTTTTTGTCTCCGTAGTATTTATGGAGCGTTTCATTCTTGACTCAttagctccccctgctggttcGATGGTTTCGTTTTACTTTCTGCGCCTACAATGCGAACAAAGCGCTCGAGTTGATGTTGCATAGTGCAGGTCTTAGGCAAAGTTTACAGTGAAGGACCCCAAAGATCACGACTGCATTGCGCGGTCTGGGTTAAGTTGTGCCACTGATATAATCAGTTGATTTACCTTCACTTGGGTAAGGTTTCAGTGGGGGGGGAGTTAATGTATTGAATGCTCTGAATTTGTGCTTGGCAAAAGTAAACAGGAGGAGGCCACTCCCCTGTTCTGCAAAATTTGGGGACCCAAAGTCCAGATCTGATTTTTAACCTCAGTCTAGCCTCGCCATTGATATATCAGTTAACTAGTCATGATTTTAAAATTATGCACTCATTCATGTTTTTGTAGGCCTACTCAGCCATTGTGCGAATTACAGCAGGCGAGCTCGATGTCCAGCCCTGACCGCCACGCAGCTCATTAAGGAGTGTGCTAAGTGATCACCGTACCCAGGAGCCAAACATTAAATATGTCTGGATTTTTTTCAAGTGATGTCTTTCCATCGATGCCATGTCGTCTTGGAGTAAAGTTACTTACACTGAAGCTAAAGTAATACCTGTAAAACCCTTGTGTATGACAAGGGTGCAGACTTGGTGTCAACAGGTTTAGGGACCTTGTAACTAGAGatacattttggggggggggtccggagaCTCTACCGTCAACTTTGGTAGATTTGGcaaactggggaggggggggaacaAACCCGTCATTTTCCTACTTGGCTGTGTGCCtcgtagggaccaaatcagccccaaccccaaccctaaACACACCAGATACTCCAACAGCATTGGTATGGACATGCACCTATTGTCCATACCCAAATATACGCTCTTGGCTGAGAACGAATGTCCAGTTTTTACATGAGACTTTTAAACCTCAACTCAACCACTAGAGGGCATAACAGAAAACTGTTTAATTTGGTAAAGCTTTGCCATAATGCATGAAAGTCTTTTGTTTCTTTGACTTTGGACAGCCAGTACCATCCAGAATGTGATTGAGTACACCTGATTGAGTTTACAAGCATTGTTTTTGGGAGGCGTGGGGTGGGATGGCGGGGGTTGACCCTTAATTAATCTCAGttattcttgttttttatttgtgtttattttccaGGACTGTTGCTGTTTTCTCTTTCCCCTGGATATTGTCAGTTGAATTTAGTAAATAACGCTGGATAAATTCAGTTCTGTTGTATTTTCATTTCAGGCTGTAGAGTgacaaaatgtgatttttttgacAGTAGGTGATTCTTTTCAGTACCCACTGTATGCTTCTCTGTCTGAATGAGGATTGTAAGATGTGTGATATTTCGTCAGTGTATTTTTTCCTTCTCTGCACAGAATCTACACTGGACTCTGAAACTGGAAGGAAGAGATATACAGAAGAAAGCTACCCAGCTTTGTGCATTATGAGTATATGTGTAAAGGAATCATTTCATGGATTTGCTGGAGTGCCACTGACGATCCTTCCATGTCCCAGAATATTCCTGAGCCCTGAGCTTACAACTCGCTAGGACAGGTGCTTCAGCTGTGTCAATGCACCACAGGTCACCATGAAGAAAAGGGGCACAAGGACACTTCACCACCATCTTTCTCCACCCCACAACCCAAACCAGTCCTACTGTTACCATGGCAGCATGTAAGAATGGAGGGATCAGGTGATTTATACCCCTGTGTTGTACTGGGCGTAGCCAGCTAAACTGTCAACTGTTATTGACAGGTGAAGATCCACCTGTATGTCCTGCATGTAACACCACTGACTATTAAGCACGTTTTATTGTATTGTCCTTCTTTAAACTCCTTTTGCTGTATTTATCATTTTCCTGACTCTTTTAACAGGTTTTTAGTAAAGTCAAGCCGGAGgcttttttagattttttttttttaaatcaagcaCGAATCTCAAACATCATATTTAGATTTCTTTTTCACTGTTTGTAGCAATTTCTCCTTATGTATGAAgttgttacatttttaattgttCGATCTGTCGTCCCAGCATGAATTTAGCTCTGGTTGCTGCCATGATGTTAAATGTCAGCTTAACATACCCATGGCAGCGTACATGGGGTCTATTGCCCGTAACTGTTTGTGAATAAAAACCTAAAAAAGATAAGCAGTTTTTAAAACCCCCTTTAAAAGACAGCTGCAAATCCATCATTCATAAACTtgccaaatatatatttaatcaaAAAGTCAAAATAGAAATGGTTTTAACACCTAAGCATTATTACACATAACCATAACATCCAAATTCTCTTCCATAATTACAACTACAGACCTTGCAATGCAAATATATCTTGTTAAAAAAATACTAGTAGCCTAACAATCACACATGAGATGCAAATCAATTTTCCCACCAAATATCCAAACCACAACTCCACATTAAAACAGGAAATGAATAAAGGCAAAACACTAAAGACCGGACCCCCCCCAAATCCTCATCCATAATTACAATCTCAAAACATAAATTTCCTGTAAAGTTACACATGTAAAGTATATTATACCtcaaaaacacttttaaaaccaaaagcaaaataaagtcTTTTCTACAAATATTTTCCCACAGCTGAATTGTATGGTCATTGTCCATGCATATCAATACATAAAATGTGGTcagatataaatataaatatgtatttacataaaatacctgccaaattatacattttataacAGATTAACTTACTAACACATCATTTTCCCACTTCATTAGAGAGTCATGTACAACTGTAAAATGCATGCTTTTATATACCATCAGAgattttgcatatttaattaTACATTCATTGGGCTTGCTTTTTATTGGCTGTCCATTGCCATCAAAACTTTTTGCATATCATTGCATAATTGGTAAATTGCACATATTGTATGTATTGTAAAATATCTAGCtgaaatttatgtaaaaatatatgATAATGGCCATATTTTTCCcaataaatacagtatattattaCGTAATTAAATATGTATACAGGAAATCCAAAAAAACTGGAACACACACAATTTCACACACAAATTTATGTATAAATATACCTattatatggaaaaaaaacactataaGGCTATTATAAAGACATAAGGCTATTACAGAAACATATTCTTGGTTTGGTCTTGCCTGCTGAAGCTGGCTTGAACTTCCGTAAATTTAAATATAGATAATACCTCAGAGAAATAAACATGCTTTTAAAAAGAGTCTTTTTGtagcttttttctttttttaccaataGCAATGTTCAGTTACCTGACGTTCGCCTGTTTTGTTCCATGGCAGTTCAGAGAGTCACCAGATGTCATGTCATCGCTGCCTTAACAAAAGTCTGTTACTCATACATCCATAtgtatacatacaaacacattcaCACTAATGTGTGCCTGCATATGCATGATGAAATCAACCAATCCATCGATCAAATTTTACTGCATTTTTAGGTCGGTTCTGACAAGCCCTTGACGGTAATTTACAGCTATTTTTCCAGCCTGTCCTTTGCGTGTGTCCTTAGAGATGTATGCACTCTGGACCTGCGGTCTCCATAGACTGACTATCCCTGATGATCAACGTCAAGACTTTGCATCGGTGGGTAAAATTTCAGCGGAACAGCAGAATTTTTCTGGACTGCATCCCTGTGTGTTTCTAAGTGCCCGTGTCCGTGGCAATGGTTGCCGCAGTGACACCGCCGCCCCCATCAGCTTTGGCTGCACCATCCGTGCCACACACCCCGGTCATGACGCCTGTCAGCAGGGTGACCCCGTCCACCTGACAGGGACCCCCCGAGTCACCAACACCAGGACCGATCGCCTCGTCCGCCAGTTTCTTGTCCCGCTGTTTGAGATGCACACGTACATGGCGTCTCCGCTCATCACTGCGGGCGAAGCGGCGGGGGCAGAGGTCGCAGGCGAAGGGTCTTTcacctgtgtgcgtgcgcacATGCGTGGTCAGGTGGTCACTCCGGCCGAAGCGGCGCAGGCAGACGCGGCACTGGAACGGCCGCTGGCCTGTGTGGACACGCAGGTGGCGGGAGAGCTCGTCGGAGCGCGAGAAGCGGCGGTCGCAGCCCTCGGCAGGGCAGCCGTGTGGACGTTCGTGTGGCGGGATCCTCCCCGGCCGGCTCTGGTACCTCCTCAGGCGCACGGGTCTGAGTGCCAGCTGCAGCCGAGGCCCCCCCACGCCTCCTCGCTTCTCCTTCAGCACCCGCAGAGAATCCAGTGGAGCAGCGGGCGCCAGGTCCGACGTCCGGAAGGGTTTGTGTTCCAAGACGCCGATGTCGGCCTGCAGGAGCCCGTAATCTGGGAGGGTGGAGAAAAGACCCCCGTCTGCGGGGGGTTTGATGGTGTCATAATCCACGCCGGAGTAGGAAATAGTGCCACCATCAGCTGGGCTTTGGGGAAAGCCAGTCGGGTCCTGGTAGGCCTCGCCGCAGTAGACCGGCAATGGAGTCCCATATTCCTGTTCCAGTTCAGAAGGCGGTTCATCATGCTCGATGCCACTAGGGGGCACAGCACCCAAAACACCTGCGGTCACCAGGCTGATGATGCTGCTGCCACCACTGCCATCTGAGCACCAGCCGGAGCCCCCGGCAGGGGGCGAATCGAACGTGAATCTCCCCGTGTAGGTCACTGTCGTGCCATCACGAGCCAGCTGGATTCCAGGGCTGTACTGAAGCTCTGTGGAGCCCTTGTCTCCAGCCATCTCCAGGTCCATGATGCTCTCTGCTTCTcaaagggagagagaaagaaaagtGTTCAGAAACCAGCAGCTTAAACAAAAAAGATTCGTAAATGTGttatcagccaatcacaggacaTAAATGAAATGTTAGACAAAAATATGTCATTATCTGAAGTGGGCAATAGAAGTAGGTCAAGATGCGGAAATAATGTGAGAATTCTGGAGATTTGTACTTAGATGTTTGTAAACCTTCCAGGTCTATCTTATGCTTGAGCTGTAGTGATCCCCTTTTCCCCCAGGAGACAAAGAAAATCAAAGATCTCATTACAGTTTATGTTCTCCTCCAGGAATTCTGGTAAACATCATGACCTTCAGCATGCGGATGGCACAGACCCACAAGGAAATGGTTATTGGGGCCCAGTGAttgactggaatcccatccgGGATCTTcccctgcttcctgggataggctccgggccttttaaggcagtgtttcccaatccagtcctcggggacccaaagacagtccacatttttgctgggagctgggagggagcaaaaatgtggaccgactGTGtttccctgaggaccggattgggaaacactgacctacgGGATTATGGAAGATTGTTGActtattttcttttgtatttattattgaTTTATGGACAGTATTTGATAAATACTTCCTGTTAGATATAACACAGTGCTAGTGGATAGCAGCGTAACCTCATACTTTTAATGCAGTTCAAATCCAACATCCTCTTTGTGcctgttgggttttttttcccctgggtCATGTGGGTTTCCGCCCCCCtcatccaaagacatgcaggtaACCCTGCTTAGGATTTGtacatggaagatggatggtctTTCTCCTGAAGTAGTCATCAATCAGTACAATGCTTTTGCGTTGTTCCCGTAATTGCATGTTTTGGGAATATTACAGACACCTGCTGATGACAGATCTGTTATCAGGTCTTCTTCACAGCCCTAAATGATGAATCCCTTTATATAAATCAGGTGCAGAACAGTGGCATGATTTAATTATATGTTAACTGGATCATTTTTACGCTAAACCTGAAATTAAAATGCTACTTCGCCGTCATTAGCAGCTGCCTTCGTTCAGAAACAGCTAATTTGCAGCACAGGCGCAGATGGGGCCTATTCAGGATCGGAACTATTGAAAATTGGTCTGATTCATGGCGATGTTTTAGATCTCTCCGCCATTTCTGATGTGGGATTTGGGAACATGTGGGCAACAGGCGTTGCAGAACACgacgtatttttttttttttttaaacgtagGCCTAAAATAATCAAACAGTCACTTCATGGAACTACCTAATTTCAGGCTCAGTACAGAGGGTTTTAAGGATCCAAATACTAGTCTTCAGAATGGATTTACACCAGTAGTCTGTGATCAAATAttgaatatttatatttttgaatacctgttttttttttttttttacttttttgactcTCGAATAATTAACAAGTCCTTTCATGTGTTTGTGAAGTTTGAACAATCTTACATATAAAATACTGGGAAGAATGATTTCGTGGGGATAGATGACAAAATTGCTGAAATTCACAAGCAAATAATTCGTGTTAATGAGTTCAAATGATTGTGTTTGGCATTTAAGCAAGCATGTCTTTCCAGTTATGTATGATAACTCTTGCATCTACTTCTGCTAGTTGCAATAATTGCCAAATAAATGCATTGTGATGATGTGCTGATTCCAATCTTTAATAAACATGTTGTTGGTCAGAATGTCTTTTCTAACAATCATGTACTGTACAAGGAATATAGTTCTCCTTCAGATAAAGACAATACACGCCCAGTAATAGCCTACGCCAATAAACGGTGATTTCTGAAtagaatatattaaaataaattggGTATTCACATATACACCATCTATAAATTTCGACAGTGTGAAATGTAAGAGTGTTAAAGTATTTCACATTTCAcagttctgttctgttctgaaATGGAACAATGCCCACGTGGCACCGAATTGTCGGGTCAGTAACCGATACCCAGATCGGGATTTTCAACAACTATACACTTACTGGCATGTCAAATAAACCTGACAGGGGTTTGCATGGTATCTGTTCCGCTTAATGCTACACTATTTCTCAGTTCTTTGCGCAAGCTGTATAGTGTAAGACGAATTCAGTTCTGtgacatttaatttatatttctgattattttgtgcttttttGTTTCTCAGGGCCTCGATTGAAGGAGGGAGTGCACACTAACAGGTGAAAAGAAGGTTATGTAAGGCTTTAAGAGCCTCCTTATCGTACCGTATTTAAAAAAGACAGTTGCATAACCTGTTTAGTGGAGCATTTATTGGCTAAATCGGAACACGTTCAACGATGGTGAAGCGCTGTCAAAACGTAGGGAATATAATATAGACACGCATTATTAACTCATATAATATCATGCGGAATTCAATACCAATTTGACAGTGATTAATAAAGTGTACAAGTGAGCAAACATGCACGTCTTCACTTCAGGATGCAtcacacctttttaaagcaGTCTTCTAACCCTTACCTATGTTCATTTGCGCATATGACTGAAGAGAATCCGTCTCCGTATCCGTGAAAATGTTTGTCGACGAAGGAACATTGTCTTCGGAATAAAGTCTGTCGGGAATTGGATTTATTAAGGTGTTCAAAGCGAGCGGGAGTCGATCCGTGCGGTTCCCGGTCATGACAGGTTATTGTTGCCAGAGATTCACCAAAGCTCTTGTCAAAATGTCATCAGACTATATGGTGATATAAAGGAACTGCAGAGCGAGATAAATCCGGAGTTGTGTCTCCCTATGTCCCAATAAAGTTAAtgagaacaaaaaaataaaactagcAAAAACGTTTTAAACAAGCTTTACAGTAAAAAtagatatatatttaatttgttaaacacaAAATCCCATAATCAATTGATGCGCGATGTCAGATACTCTATTATGGAGGAATTCGGCGACGTGATAAGACAGGGAACTCCACACGATTCGTGAGGACGGGAGAGTGACGTAGATGACCAAAAAAGGACAGTAGAGGCAGGAGCGCCACGAGCCAGGCGGAAGTTTGGTACTACTAAGCAGCCCAGGGCAGTGGAAAAAAGCACGTTTGCTCACCATACGATGGGGTTTATTCTACCAGCACACCTGGAAGAACAGCAATGGGACTCTCAGACATCCACATATCGGTATACTACACACTTACGTTACATACAGCCAAAGCTcctcccacacacacgcacgcacaaacacacaaaggcaTATACACGAAGAAATTAAACTATTCTCGTCTTCGTAACTCTAAGTTCACCGCAACTCCGCAGCATCCTCGTCGTTGCTATGACAATGGGAAGAGGCAGTGGAGGCCAGCGGCACGAGCGTTGCCGGGGGGCGGTAGATGGAGGATTCTtacataatcccccccccaccaccaccaccacccccaacgAAGCGAGGTATGAAAAGGCAGAGAAATGTAGCCCACATGTTTGTGACCTAATCGGTAACTGGGGGAAACAGCAGGTCTACAGACGTACACTGTAATTACACACACGCTAACACGTCGTGAAGGGCGGGCGTACATATGCATATATGCACACAAATATACGCAGGTTTAAAATGACACCTATGTATATACGTGAGCACATGTGTACAAACACATTCTTATATGTTCAACTTGATATACACACAGCAGCACATTTCAGTTTGCTGACAAACCCGTAAAAGATGGAACAAGAACCACAGCCCACTGCACATGGCGCGAT
This is a stretch of genomic DNA from Paramormyrops kingsleyae isolate MSU_618 chromosome 7, PKINGS_0.4, whole genome shotgun sequence. It encodes these proteins:
- the LOC111857332 gene encoding early growth response protein 3-like isoform X2 — encoded protein: MTGNRTDRLPLALNTLINPIPDRLYSEDNVPSSTNIFTDTETDSLQSYAQMNIESIMDLEMAGDKGSTELQYSPGIQLARDGTTVTYTGRFTFDSPPAGGSGWCSDGSGGSSIISLVTAGVLGAVPPSGIEHDEPPSELEQEYGTPLPVYCGEAYQDPTGFPQSPADGGTISYSGVDYDTIKPPADGGLFSTLPDYGLLQADIGVLEHKPFRTSDLAPAAPLDSLRVLKEKRGGVGGPRLQLALRPVRLRRYQSRPGRIPPHERPHGCPAEGCDRRFSRSDELSRHLRVHTGQRPFQCRVCLRRFGRSDHLTTHVRTHTGERPFACDLCPRRFARSDERRRHVRVHLKQRDKKLADEAIGPGVGDSGGPCQVDGVTLLTGVMTGVCGTDGAAKADGGGGVTAATIATDTGT
- the LOC111857332 gene encoding early growth response protein 3-like isoform X1, translated to MTGNRTDRLPLALNTLINPIPDRLYSEDNVPSSTNIFTDTETDSLQSYAQMNIAESIMDLEMAGDKGSTELQYSPGIQLARDGTTVTYTGRFTFDSPPAGGSGWCSDGSGGSSIISLVTAGVLGAVPPSGIEHDEPPSELEQEYGTPLPVYCGEAYQDPTGFPQSPADGGTISYSGVDYDTIKPPADGGLFSTLPDYGLLQADIGVLEHKPFRTSDLAPAAPLDSLRVLKEKRGGVGGPRLQLALRPVRLRRYQSRPGRIPPHERPHGCPAEGCDRRFSRSDELSRHLRVHTGQRPFQCRVCLRRFGRSDHLTTHVRTHTGERPFACDLCPRRFARSDERRRHVRVHLKQRDKKLADEAIGPGVGDSGGPCQVDGVTLLTGVMTGVCGTDGAAKADGGGGVTAATIATDTGT